The following are from one region of the Noviherbaspirillum sedimenti genome:
- a CDS encoding SDR family NAD(P)-dependent oxidoreductase codes for MSSMMSPAIDSANPLQLPGLTAIVTGASRGIGEGCARMLASLGAHVILVARNASDLETLCMDIRNAGGAADFWAMDLNNAEEFRQRVDALPAVHILVNNAGMNKPQPFVDVDEATFDQIFNLNVKVNYFCAQTVARRMIATQSTGSIIMMSSQSGHVALRDRTVYCSTKFAMEGMSKAMALELATHQIRVNTVAPTFVLTPMTKPFLEDPEFNRYVQENIPLGRMATVDEVSAAVAYLAAPISGMVTGTSMLVDGGWTMK; via the coding sequence ATGTCCAGCATGATGAGCCCGGCGATCGATTCTGCAAATCCGCTTCAATTACCAGGCCTGACAGCGATCGTGACCGGCGCCTCACGCGGCATTGGCGAGGGCTGTGCACGCATGCTGGCTTCACTGGGCGCTCACGTCATTCTTGTCGCCCGCAATGCAAGCGATCTGGAAACGCTTTGCATGGACATCCGGAATGCCGGCGGCGCTGCCGATTTCTGGGCAATGGACTTGAATAATGCCGAAGAATTTCGGCAGCGGGTCGATGCCTTGCCCGCAGTTCATATCCTCGTCAACAATGCCGGCATGAACAAGCCACAGCCATTTGTAGACGTCGATGAAGCGACCTTTGACCAGATTTTCAACCTGAACGTCAAGGTGAACTATTTCTGCGCTCAAACCGTGGCAAGGCGAATGATCGCAACGCAGTCCACAGGATCGATCATCATGATGTCATCACAGTCCGGCCATGTGGCTTTACGTGATAGAACGGTCTACTGTTCGACAAAATTCGCGATGGAAGGGATGAGCAAGGCCATGGCGCTGGAGCTGGCAACACACCAGATCCGCGTCAACACCGTTGCGCCGACATTTGTGTTGACGCCAATGACAAAGCCTTTCCTCGAAGATCCTGAATTTAATCGGTATGTGCAGGAAAATATTCCCTTAGGGCGCATGGCCACTGTTGACGAAGTGTCTGCAGCGGTCGCTTATCTGGCCGCGCCAATCAGCGGCATGGTCACAGGAACCAGCATGTTGGTGGATGGTGGCTGGACCATGAAATAA